One window of Inquilinus sp. Marseille-Q2685 genomic DNA carries:
- a CDS encoding M20 family metallopeptidase → MDTRGINDIGASIDAAVEAIAPGLVEVRRDIHAHPEIGFEGQRTAGVVAAELDRLGIPYRTGIGRTGIVAEIEGGAPGPCLLIRADMDALPIQEMTGLPFASTVPGKMHACGHDIHTATLIGVGAVLKDLAPRLRGSVRLVFQPAEETPESGAAAMIVDGAADGADMALAFHNSPTMPVGQFGYLRGASTASADTFDITVRGRSGHAARPQDAADPIVAAAYLVTQLQTVVSRTIDPAQGAVVTVGSIAGGATHNIIPDSCTLRGTVRARSPEARTAAEAAIRRIVQGIELTQGVTCDLDYQLGVPPLMNDNRVLEASVAAVRAQFGDVVHETAPGFGAEDFAFFSERVPSFHLRVGAGQPERNDHLHNSDYQPDERCIGLGAAALVRSAVELLS, encoded by the coding sequence ATGGACACGCGCGGCATCAACGACATCGGCGCCTCGATCGATGCGGCGGTCGAAGCCATCGCCCCCGGGCTGGTCGAGGTGCGGCGCGACATCCATGCCCATCCCGAGATCGGCTTCGAGGGGCAGCGCACCGCCGGTGTGGTGGCGGCGGAGCTCGACAGGCTCGGCATCCCCTACCGCACCGGGATCGGCCGCACCGGCATCGTCGCCGAGATCGAGGGCGGCGCCCCCGGCCCGTGCCTGCTGATCCGCGCCGACATGGACGCGCTGCCGATCCAGGAGATGACCGGCCTGCCCTTCGCCAGCACCGTGCCGGGCAAGATGCACGCCTGCGGCCACGACATCCACACCGCGACGCTGATCGGCGTCGGCGCCGTGTTGAAGGACCTGGCGCCGCGGCTGCGCGGGTCGGTGCGCTTGGTGTTCCAGCCGGCCGAGGAAACGCCGGAGAGCGGTGCTGCCGCGATGATCGTGGACGGCGCGGCGGACGGCGCCGACATGGCACTGGCCTTCCACAACAGCCCGACCATGCCGGTCGGCCAGTTCGGCTACCTCCGCGGCGCCAGCACCGCCTCGGCCGACACCTTCGACATCACCGTGCGCGGCCGGTCCGGCCATGCGGCACGGCCGCAGGACGCGGCCGACCCGATCGTCGCCGCGGCCTATCTGGTGACCCAGCTGCAGACCGTGGTGTCGCGCACCATCGACCCGGCCCAGGGCGCCGTGGTGACGGTCGGCAGCATCGCCGGCGGCGCCACCCACAACATCATCCCCGACAGCTGCACCCTGCGCGGCACGGTGCGCGCCCGGTCGCCCGAGGCGCGGACGGCGGCGGAGGCGGCGATCCGCCGGATCGTCCAGGGCATCGAGCTGACCCAGGGCGTGACCTGCGACCTCGACTACCAGCTGGGCGTGCCGCCGCTGATGAACGACAACCGCGTGCTGGAGGCGTCGGTCGCCGCGGTGCGGGCGCAGTTCGGCGACGTGGTGCACGAGACCGCGCCCGGCTTCGGCGCCGAGGATTTCGCCTTCTTCTCCGAGCGCGTGCCGTCCTTCCATCTGCGGGTCGGCGCCGGCCAGCCGGAACGCAACGACCACCTGCACAACTCCGACTACCAGCCCGACGAGCGCTGCATCGGCCTGGGCGCCGCCGCCCTGGTCCGCAGCGCGGTCGAATTGTTGTCCTGA
- the panE gene encoding 2-dehydropantoate 2-reductase, translated as MRMLVVGAGAPGGYFGGRLARAGRDVPFLVRPARAAAPRADGLRIVSPHGDVARAPRLVTADAVDGPYDVVLLAVKAYGLAGAMADFAPAVGPETMILPLLNGMRHMDLLSARFGSASVLGGVCKIAGTVDAEGRIVQLAGFHELAYGERDGTLSARTDRLDSVLRGAGFDARLTTGIEREMWEKWVMLAALGGITCLMRGSTGEVVAAPGGADFAGRFLDEVVAVVSAVGTPPGSAFLASTRAFLTEPGAGRTSSMYRDLQQGGPVEADQIIGDLLARGQAAGIDTPLLALAATHLAVYQQRLAGG; from the coding sequence ATGCGTATGTTGGTTGTCGGCGCCGGCGCGCCGGGCGGGTATTTCGGCGGCCGGCTGGCCCGGGCCGGCCGCGACGTGCCCTTCCTGGTGCGGCCCGCCCGCGCCGCCGCGCCGCGGGCCGACGGCCTGCGCATCGTCAGCCCGCATGGCGACGTCGCCCGGGCGCCGCGGCTGGTCACCGCCGATGCGGTCGACGGCCCCTATGACGTCGTGCTGCTGGCGGTGAAGGCCTATGGCCTGGCCGGGGCGATGGCCGACTTCGCCCCCGCGGTGGGGCCGGAGACCATGATCCTGCCGCTCCTGAACGGCATGCGGCACATGGATCTGCTGTCGGCCCGCTTCGGCTCTGCTTCGGTGCTCGGCGGCGTCTGCAAGATCGCCGGCACGGTCGACGCGGAGGGCCGGATCGTGCAGCTCGCCGGCTTCCACGAGCTCGCCTATGGCGAGCGTGACGGCACGCTCTCGGCCCGCACCGACCGGCTCGACTCGGTGCTGCGCGGCGCCGGCTTCGACGCCCGCCTGACGACCGGGATCGAGCGCGAGATGTGGGAGAAATGGGTGATGCTGGCGGCGCTGGGCGGCATCACCTGCCTGATGCGCGGCAGCACCGGCGAGGTGGTGGCCGCGCCCGGCGGGGCCGATTTCGCCGGCCGCTTCCTCGACGAGGTGGTCGCGGTGGTCAGCGCGGTCGGGACCCCGCCCGGCAGCGCCTTCCTGGCCAGCACCCGGGCCTTCCTGACCGAGCCGGGCGCCGGCCGCACCTCGTCGATGTACCGCGACCTGCAGCAGGGCGGGCCGGTCGAGGCCGACCAGATCATCGGCGACCTGCTGGCCCGCGGCCAGGCTGCGGGGATCGACACGCCGCTCCTGGCCCTGGCCGCCACCCATCTCGCCGTCTATCAGCAGCGCCTAGCCGGGGGCTAG
- a CDS encoding helix-turn-helix transcriptional regulator: MQSRDVERFSDLIGQIYDCAIDSALWPETIGAICDATRCWAGSIVVSTFEPPALRLVKSWNFDDQILACLPSFAAESAQVWQSLPDYWTRDLDRPGSSMREAPETYGESSWAQDLMIPRGIVDSMHLMLIREADRVADLALYRHQDHGPVTDQDLGLLRLLAPHIRRSVTIGDVIEMKNLERQALHATLDSVAAGIVVVGAEGRILHANDMARAMLEAGTPVISVRGRLTALNPDSNRELQQAIAVAQADESRIGAIGIGVPLVGEDLVPATAHVLPLARGQLRTRLVPQAAAAVFIAAAGTPLRLDLDTVARIYDLTPAETRQLHRLVTGDSVAEAAEALGVSQATTRTHRQHIFAKMGVSRRGELVALVTRLIPPATKADTPARKGR; the protein is encoded by the coding sequence ATGCAATCCCGCGACGTGGAGCGGTTTTCCGACCTGATCGGACAGATCTACGACTGCGCCATCGATTCGGCGCTGTGGCCGGAGACGATCGGCGCGATCTGCGACGCCACGCGCTGCTGGGCCGGGTCGATCGTCGTCAGCACCTTCGAGCCGCCGGCGCTGCGGCTGGTCAAGAGCTGGAACTTCGACGACCAGATCCTGGCTTGCCTGCCGAGCTTCGCCGCCGAGAGCGCCCAGGTCTGGCAGAGCCTGCCCGACTATTGGACGCGTGACCTGGACCGGCCCGGCTCGTCCATGCGCGAGGCGCCAGAGACCTACGGCGAATCGAGCTGGGCCCAGGATCTCATGATCCCGCGCGGCATCGTCGATTCGATGCATCTGATGCTGATCCGCGAGGCGGACCGGGTCGCCGACCTGGCCCTGTACCGCCACCAGGATCACGGCCCGGTGACCGACCAGGATCTCGGCCTGCTGCGGCTGCTGGCGCCGCATATCCGACGATCGGTCACGATCGGCGACGTGATCGAGATGAAGAACCTGGAACGGCAGGCGCTGCACGCGACGCTCGACAGCGTGGCCGCCGGCATCGTCGTGGTCGGCGCCGAAGGCCGGATCCTGCACGCCAACGACATGGCCCGCGCCATGCTCGAGGCGGGCACCCCCGTGATCTCGGTCCGCGGCCGGCTGACCGCGCTGAACCCGGACTCCAACCGAGAGCTGCAGCAGGCGATCGCCGTCGCCCAGGCCGATGAGAGCCGGATCGGCGCGATTGGCATCGGCGTCCCCCTGGTGGGCGAGGACCTGGTCCCGGCCACCGCCCATGTCCTGCCCCTGGCGCGCGGCCAGCTGCGCACCCGCCTGGTGCCGCAGGCCGCCGCCGCCGTCTTTATCGCCGCCGCGGGCACGCCGCTGCGGCTGGACCTCGACACCGTGGCCCGGATCTACGACCTGACCCCGGCGGAGACGCGGCAGCTGCATCGCCTGGTCACCGGCGACAGCGTGGCCGAGGCGGCAGAGGCGCTGGGCGTGAGCCAGGCGACCACGCGGACGCACCGCCAGCACATCTTCGCCAAGATGGGTGTGTCCCGGCGCGGGGAGCTGGTGGCCCTGGTCACGCGGCTGATCCCGCCGGCGACGAAGGCGGACACGCCCGCGCGGAAGGGGCGCTAG
- a CDS encoding SDR family NAD(P)-dependent oxidoreductase, whose amino-acid sequence MAGKVWFITGTSKGLGRAWAEAALARGDQIAATARDISSLCGLVHEYGAQVAPIRLDVTDRAAVFAAVATAQERFGRLDVVVNNAGYGLLGAVEEVSEAQARAQIETNLFGALWVTQAALPILRAQGSGHIIQVSSVGGVNAFPMLGLYHASKWALEGLSQALQGELAGTGVKVTLVEPGGYATEWKGGSMVHAEPIAAYDEIRAGRLARWRDAEFADPGASGAAILRVVDAAEPPLRVFFGPNNLEMTRAEYQKRLAGWEQWQDVAALAVGR is encoded by the coding sequence ATGGCAGGCAAGGTCTGGTTCATCACCGGCACGTCGAAGGGGCTCGGCCGGGCCTGGGCGGAGGCGGCGCTGGCGCGCGGCGACCAGATCGCGGCGACGGCCCGCGACATCTCCAGCCTCTGCGGCCTGGTGCACGAATACGGCGCCCAGGTGGCGCCGATCCGGCTGGACGTGACCGACCGCGCCGCGGTGTTCGCGGCGGTGGCCACGGCGCAGGAGCGGTTCGGCCGGCTGGACGTGGTGGTCAACAACGCCGGCTACGGCCTGCTCGGCGCGGTCGAGGAGGTCAGCGAGGCGCAGGCCCGGGCGCAGATCGAGACCAACCTGTTCGGCGCGCTGTGGGTGACCCAGGCGGCGCTGCCGATCCTGCGGGCCCAGGGGTCGGGCCACATCATCCAGGTGTCCTCGGTCGGCGGCGTCAACGCCTTCCCGATGCTGGGCCTGTACCATGCCTCGAAATGGGCGCTGGAGGGGCTGAGCCAGGCGCTGCAGGGCGAGCTGGCCGGCACCGGCGTCAAGGTCACGCTGGTCGAGCCCGGCGGCTACGCCACCGAATGGAAGGGCGGGTCGATGGTGCATGCCGAGCCGATCGCCGCCTATGACGAGATCCGCGCCGGGCGGCTGGCGCGGTGGCGCGACGCCGAATTCGCCGATCCGGGCGCGAGCGGCGCAGCCATCCTGCGCGTGGTCGACGCCGCCGAGCCGCCGCTGCGGGTGTTCTTCGGCCCGAACAACCTGGAGATGACGCGGGCCGAATACCAGAAGCGGCTTGCCGGCTGGGAGCAGTGGCAGGATGTCGCCGCGCTGGCGGTGGGCCGCTGA
- a CDS encoding TetR/AcrR family transcriptional regulator, producing the protein METSVTAADGQETGGGRADARRNRERLLAAAAELFGAVEGEVTLSAVAARAGVGIGTLYRHFPTREALVEAVYRNEVDRLCEAAETLLRRLPPEEALVDWMDRYAAMVAAKRGMAEVLTRARESDSEGMARTKARIRQAMALLLDAAAKAGAIRGDADPDDVLLAAAAGIWSIAGQPDWRQRAGRLLRLVLDGLRYRPGG; encoded by the coding sequence ATGGAGACGAGCGTGACGGCGGCGGACGGGCAGGAGACGGGTGGCGGGCGCGCCGATGCCCGGCGCAACCGCGAGCGGCTGCTGGCTGCGGCGGCGGAGCTGTTCGGCGCGGTCGAGGGCGAGGTCACGCTGTCGGCGGTGGCGGCCCGGGCCGGGGTCGGCATCGGCACGCTCTACCGCCACTTCCCGACCCGCGAGGCGCTGGTGGAAGCCGTGTACCGCAACGAGGTCGACCGGCTGTGCGAGGCCGCCGAGACGCTGCTGCGCCGGCTGCCGCCGGAGGAGGCGCTGGTCGACTGGATGGACCGCTATGCCGCGATGGTCGCGGCCAAGCGCGGCATGGCCGAGGTGCTGACCCGGGCGCGGGAGTCCGATTCTGAAGGCATGGCCCGGACCAAGGCGCGGATCCGGCAGGCGATGGCGCTGCTGCTCGACGCCGCCGCCAAGGCCGGGGCAATCCGGGGCGATGCCGACCCCGACGACGTGCTGCTGGCGGCGGCGGCCGGCATCTGGTCGATCGCGGGCCAGCCCGACTGGCGCCAGCGTGCCGGTCGATTGCTGCGGCTGGTGCTCGACGGCCTGCGCTACCGGCCGGGCGGCTGA
- a CDS encoding phosphotransferase enzyme family protein: MGWEALGQWGEDVARIERLAGGVANDVWSVRVRGHLAVGRLGTRSDADLAWETGLLQHLDRAGLAVPVPIPTTAGRLFADGLVVMTYVEGGPPETEADWRRVADTLRRLHRLTQGWPQRPGWRSSTDLLHADTGTKIDLGAMPPEGVARCRAAWARLVGRRTCVVHGDPNPRNIRMTADRVALIDWDESHVDVPDLDLVLPYNAAGLDGDAHDIAAQASAAWEAAVCWDDEYSIRRLAEVRAV, from the coding sequence ATGGGATGGGAAGCGCTCGGGCAGTGGGGTGAAGATGTCGCCCGCATCGAACGGCTCGCCGGCGGGGTCGCCAACGACGTGTGGAGCGTGCGCGTCCGCGGGCACCTCGCGGTCGGTCGTCTCGGCACCAGGAGCGACGCCGATCTCGCGTGGGAGACCGGGCTCCTCCAGCATCTCGACCGTGCAGGTCTGGCCGTGCCGGTGCCGATCCCGACGACGGCCGGCCGGCTGTTCGCGGACGGCCTGGTGGTGATGACATATGTGGAGGGCGGACCGCCCGAGACGGAGGCTGACTGGCGTCGCGTGGCCGACACGCTCCGCCGGCTGCATCGGTTGACGCAGGGCTGGCCGCAGCGCCCGGGCTGGCGATCGTCGACCGACCTCCTGCACGCCGATACCGGGACGAAGATCGACCTCGGCGCGATGCCGCCGGAGGGCGTTGCCCGGTGCCGGGCGGCGTGGGCGAGACTCGTCGGACGCCGGACATGCGTCGTCCACGGCGACCCCAATCCGCGCAACATCCGCATGACCGCGGATCGGGTCGCGCTGATCGACTGGGACGAGTCGCATGTCGACGTCCCCGACCTCGACCTGGTGCTGCCCTACAACGCCGCCGGCCTCGACGGCGACGCCCATGACATCGCCGCCCAGGCGTCGGCCGCGTGGGAGGCCGCCGTCTGCTGGGACGACGAATATTCGATCAGGCGGCTCGCCGAAGTTCGGGCGGTCTGA
- a CDS encoding DUF899 family protein: MKDAKRKHPAAPRIVDRGTFQAELDALRVREKAHTREGDALAAARRRLPMVEVDGATPLIGDHGPVTLLDAFEGRRILIAYYFMWHAGRPAAEQCEGCSLYTAQVRELSFLQSRGVTYATICQGPYEESARYRDFMGWEMPWYAADRGSLETLLVGRRVGMMHIVCYLRQGSDVFETYWTTQRGVEVMGNSYALLDLTVYGRQEPWEDSPAGWPRWEGEHYYRVGDRPIVQWPRVKAGHSDDLGTGGR, encoded by the coding sequence ATGAAAGACGCCAAACGAAAGCACCCTGCCGCGCCCAGGATCGTCGACCGCGGCACCTTCCAGGCGGAGCTGGACGCCCTGCGGGTTCGAGAGAAGGCTCATACGAGGGAAGGCGATGCCCTTGCGGCCGCCCGCCGGCGACTGCCCATGGTCGAGGTGGACGGCGCCACGCCGCTCATCGGCGACCATGGCCCGGTGACGCTGCTGGACGCGTTCGAGGGACGCCGGATCCTCATCGCCTACTACTTCATGTGGCACGCCGGCCGCCCGGCGGCGGAGCAGTGCGAGGGCTGCTCCCTCTACACGGCGCAGGTCCGCGAGCTGTCCTTCCTGCAGTCCCGCGGCGTCACCTACGCCACGATCTGCCAGGGCCCGTACGAAGAGAGCGCCCGGTACCGCGACTTCATGGGCTGGGAGATGCCCTGGTACGCGGCCGACCGGGGCTCGCTCGAGACGCTCCTGGTCGGCCGCAGGGTGGGCATGATGCACATCGTCTGCTACCTGCGGCAGGGCTCCGATGTGTTCGAGACCTACTGGACGACGCAGCGCGGCGTCGAGGTGATGGGGAACAGCTACGCCCTGCTCGACCTCACGGTCTATGGGCGGCAGGAGCCGTGGGAGGACTCGCCGGCCGGCTGGCCCCGGTGGGAGGGCGAGCACTACTATCGTGTCGGCGACCGTCCCATCGTCCAATGGCCCCGCGTGAAGGCCGGGCATTCCGATGACCTGGGGACCGGCGGGCGGTGA
- a CDS encoding cupin domain-containing protein, translating into MKHPVIAALLLVASSGAVFADAPGSKNARVTLVYEHALPDVPGKSIKGVLVEYGPGGYSPAHTHPKSALIYATVLEGAVKMQINQGPVRTYKAGENFTEMPGDHHGVSANASETEPSKLLAVFVVNTDETELVTPDPK; encoded by the coding sequence ATGAAACATCCGGTTATCGCAGCCCTCCTGCTCGTCGCTTCCTCGGGCGCCGTCTTCGCGGACGCTCCGGGCTCCAAGAACGCGAGGGTCACGCTGGTCTATGAGCACGCCCTGCCGGACGTGCCCGGGAAGAGCATCAAAGGCGTGCTCGTCGAATACGGACCGGGCGGCTACTCGCCCGCGCACACCCACCCGAAATCGGCGCTGATCTACGCCACCGTGCTGGAAGGCGCCGTCAAGATGCAGATCAACCAGGGGCCGGTGCGCACATACAAGGCTGGCGAGAACTTCACCGAAATGCCCGGCGACCATCACGGCGTCAGCGCCAATGCCAGCGAGACCGAGCCCTCCAAGCTCCTCGCCGTGTTCGTCGTGAACACCGACGAGACGGAGCTGGTGACTCCGGACCCCAAGTGA
- a CDS encoding SDR family oxidoreductase — protein sequence MKIVVIGGTGLIGSKIVAGLTREGHQALAASPNTGVNALTGEGLSEALAGADVVVDVANSPSFEPQAVLTFFETAGRNLLAAERAAGIRHHVALSIVGTDRMPDNGYFRAKVAQEALIKASGVPYTIVRATQFMEFLGAIADSSAVDGAIRLPGGMFQPIAADDVAAVLAETAIAAPRNGTFDIAGPDRAPFDRIIAQYLEAMADPRPVVQDPRARYFGGTVEETSLVPLGEARLGRISLGTWLRDHSPA from the coding sequence ATGAAGATCGTCGTCATCGGCGGGACCGGCCTGATCGGCTCGAAGATCGTTGCCGGGCTGACCCGGGAAGGCCATCAGGCCCTCGCGGCTTCGCCGAACACCGGGGTCAACGCCCTGACCGGAGAAGGCTTGTCCGAAGCCCTCGCCGGCGCCGATGTGGTCGTCGACGTCGCCAATTCGCCCTCGTTCGAGCCACAAGCCGTGCTCACCTTCTTCGAGACCGCGGGCCGCAATCTGCTCGCCGCCGAACGCGCAGCTGGAATCCGGCACCACGTGGCGCTCTCCATCGTCGGCACCGATCGGATGCCCGACAACGGCTATTTCCGGGCAAAGGTGGCCCAGGAGGCGCTGATCAAGGCGTCCGGCGTGCCCTACACCATCGTCCGCGCCACCCAGTTCATGGAATTCCTCGGCGCGATTGCCGATTCGAGCGCCGTGGACGGGGCAATCCGCCTTCCCGGCGGCATGTTCCAGCCCATCGCCGCCGATGACGTCGCGGCAGTCCTGGCGGAGACCGCAATCGCCGCGCCGCGGAACGGGACGTTCGATATCGCCGGCCCGGACCGCGCCCCCTTCGATCGCATCATCGCCCAGTACCTCGAAGCCATGGCCGATCCCCGCCCCGTCGTGCAAGACCCCCGGGCGCGCTACTTCGGCGGCACGGTCGAGGAAACGTCGCTGGTGCCGCTCGGCGAGGCGCGGCTCGGCCGCATCTCGCTCGGCACATGGCTGCGCGACCACAGCCCCGCGTGA
- a CDS encoding ribose-phosphate pyrophosphokinase, whose protein sequence is MADLAVFSGTAHPGLAAEICAALGVPLLPSRVQRFANDCLQVQLQANCRERDVFLVQPLNPPVQEHLVELLLMINAARGASASRITVVMPHYAYARSDKKDAPRISIGGRLVADLLVAAGADRVLTVALHSPQVHGFFSVPVDHLHALGELAGHFRRYDLSNAVVVSPDLGYAKEASAFARLLGAGVAMGAKQRYENDRVEISTVIGEVRGKDVIVIDDEIAKGSTVLELLGHLRRQGARSIRVACTHGLFCGGALERLGAQDDVLEIVCTNTIPVDGADRHPKLVVLSIAPALAEAMRRIHAGESVSELFHA, encoded by the coding sequence ATGGCGGATCTAGCTGTCTTCTCCGGAACCGCGCATCCCGGCCTGGCGGCGGAGATCTGCGCCGCGCTGGGCGTGCCGCTCCTGCCGTCCAGGGTGCAGCGCTTCGCCAATGACTGCCTCCAGGTCCAGCTGCAGGCGAATTGCCGCGAGCGCGACGTCTTCCTGGTCCAGCCGCTCAACCCTCCGGTCCAGGAGCATCTGGTCGAGCTGCTCCTGATGATCAACGCTGCCCGCGGCGCTTCGGCCTCGCGGATCACCGTGGTCATGCCGCACTACGCCTATGCGCGGTCGGACAAGAAGGACGCGCCGCGCATCTCGATCGGCGGCCGGCTGGTGGCGGATCTGCTGGTCGCGGCGGGGGCCGACCGGGTCCTGACCGTCGCCCTGCACTCGCCCCAGGTCCATGGCTTCTTCAGCGTGCCGGTGGACCATCTCCACGCCCTCGGTGAGCTCGCCGGCCATTTCCGCCGGTACGACCTCTCCAACGCCGTCGTGGTTTCGCCGGACCTCGGCTATGCGAAGGAAGCGTCCGCCTTCGCGCGCCTGCTGGGCGCCGGCGTCGCCATGGGCGCCAAGCAGCGCTATGAAAACGACCGCGTCGAGATCAGCACCGTCATCGGCGAGGTGCGCGGCAAGGACGTCATCGTCATCGACGACGAGATCGCCAAGGGGAGCACGGTGCTGGAGCTGCTGGGCCATCTCCGCCGCCAGGGCGCGCGGTCGATCCGCGTGGCCTGCACGCACGGCCTCTTCTGCGGCGGCGCGCTGGAGCGGCTCGGCGCCCAGGACGACGTGCTGGAGATCGTCTGCACCAACACCATTCCGGTGGACGGGGCCGACCGCCATCCCAAGCTCGTGGTCCTCTCCATCGCTCCCGCCCTGGCCGAGGCGATGCGCCGGATCCACGCCGGAGAGTCCGTCAGCGAACTGTTTCACGCCTAG
- a CDS encoding quinone-dependent dihydroorotate dehydrogenase yields the protein MSRLFALAAPVLKALPPETAHRATITALKLGLGPVAREPDDPVLAVRLWGRDFANPIGLAAGFDKDAEVVDPMLRLGLGFVEIGSVTPRAQPGNPRPRAFRLPDQQALINRYGFNNRGHAAAAARLEARWLTGAAAPGLLGVNVGRNKDSRDPEADYAAGIRAFARLADYLVVNISSPNTPGLRAMQSREPLQRLLAAATAARADGTARPPILVKIAPDLTAEDLEDVAEVALAAGIDGLIVSNTTIARPAGLPPDLAGEPGGLSGKPLMQPSTAVLRRMAKLVAGRLPLVGVGGVASGADAYAKIRAGASLVQLYTALAYRGPGLVGEIKRDLAGRLRVDGFRSVAEAVGADLR from the coding sequence GTGAGCCGCCTCTTCGCCCTGGCCGCGCCGGTGCTGAAGGCGCTGCCGCCCGAGACGGCGCACCGGGCCACCATCACCGCGCTGAAGCTCGGCCTCGGGCCCGTCGCCCGCGAGCCCGACGACCCGGTCCTGGCGGTGCGGCTGTGGGGCCGCGACTTCGCCAACCCGATCGGCCTGGCCGCCGGCTTCGACAAGGATGCCGAAGTGGTGGACCCGATGCTGCGGCTGGGCCTCGGCTTCGTCGAGATCGGCAGCGTCACGCCGCGGGCCCAGCCCGGCAACCCGCGGCCGCGGGCCTTCCGGCTGCCGGACCAGCAGGCGCTGATCAACCGCTACGGCTTCAACAACCGCGGCCACGCCGCCGCTGCGGCCCGGCTGGAGGCGCGGTGGCTGACCGGCGCCGCGGCGCCGGGGCTGCTGGGGGTGAATGTCGGCCGCAACAAGGACAGCCGCGACCCGGAGGCGGACTACGCCGCCGGCATCCGCGCCTTCGCCCGGCTGGCCGACTATCTGGTCGTCAACATCTCCTCGCCCAACACGCCCGGTCTGCGGGCGATGCAGAGCCGCGAGCCGCTGCAGCGCCTGCTGGCCGCCGCCACCGCGGCGCGGGCCGACGGCACGGCGCGGCCGCCGATCCTGGTCAAGATCGCCCCCGACCTGACGGCCGAGGACCTGGAGGACGTGGCCGAGGTGGCGCTGGCCGCCGGCATCGACGGGCTGATCGTATCCAACACCACCATCGCCCGCCCGGCGGGGCTGCCGCCCGACCTGGCCGGCGAGCCCGGAGGGCTGAGCGGCAAGCCGCTGATGCAGCCCTCGACCGCGGTGCTGCGGCGGATGGCGAAGCTGGTGGCCGGCCGGCTGCCGCTGGTCGGCGTCGGCGGCGTGGCCAGCGGCGCCGACGCCTATGCCAAGATCCGCGCCGGCGCCAGCCTGGTGCAGCTCTACACCGCGCTGGCCTATCGCGGCCCCGGCCTGGTCGGCGAAATCAAGCGCGACCTGGCCGGCCGGCTGCGCGTCGACGGCTTCCGCTCGGTCGCCGAGGCGGTCGGCGCCGATCTGCGCTAG
- a CDS encoding DUF952 domain-containing protein, with amino-acid sequence MTIYKICSAAEWAAAEAEGAYRGSAVDHQDGFIHFSTAEQAEETAARHFAGRDGLVLVAVDPAALGDALRWEPSRGGALFPHLYAELPLAAVRGVAPLPLVDGRHAFPPQLFPTVATP; translated from the coding sequence ATGACCATCTACAAGATCTGCAGCGCCGCGGAATGGGCGGCGGCCGAGGCCGAAGGCGCCTATCGCGGCTCCGCCGTCGACCACCAGGACGGCTTCATCCATTTCTCGACGGCCGAGCAGGCCGAGGAGACGGCGGCCCGCCACTTCGCCGGCCGGGACGGGCTGGTGCTGGTGGCGGTGGACCCGGCGGCGCTGGGCGACGCGCTGCGCTGGGAGCCGTCGCGCGGCGGTGCGCTGTTCCCGCATCTCTATGCCGAGCTGCCGCTGGCCGCGGTGCGGGGCGTGGCGCCGCTGCCGCTGGTCGACGGCCGCCACGCCTTCCCGCCGCAGCTGTTCCCGACCGTCGCGACGCCGTGA